AGTTACGGATGCCATTTACCAGTTTTGATGAATTCTTGCTGCGGGGTACATTACTCTGTGCTTGGAGATTTGTATTGATTGTCTtgaataattaatgaattaattatatctGTTTTGCATGAAGGTTGGACCTGGGTCTATTTTGCGTGGTCCCCTAGAGAATGCCTCATCTGATGCCATGTAAGTTTTGGTTTGTATCACCCTTGTTCTAAGGTGTGTACCATCTTATAAGTTGTAATACATCTCACTGTTGTATTTGCATTTGGCAGTACACCGAAGCTTTATTGTGAGCACCAAGACTGCCCCATTGAACTACTTCATCCACCTGAAGATTGCAATGTGAATTCGACTCTGTCTTTTACTCTCCAGGTGTTTATTCAATATGATTGTGCAGTAGTGAACCGAGGAATATGCTTGCTTCTGCTTATTTAACTGTATCATTATTTCGTTTTTTAGATCTGCCGAGTTGAGGACGTCACTGTTGAAGGTCTTATTAAGGGATCTGTTGTTCATTTCCATCGGGCAAGAACAGTATCTGTATGGTCTTCTGGAGTAATCAGTGCATCTGGGATGGGTATGTTTCTCCATCAATATTTTAGGTTCTATTTTCTTCAAATCTCTCTATCATGTGTGAATGCACCCTTGCATACATGCATGCAAATGAACTCCATGAAACGGTCTTGTCAACCGTCATATCTTGATGGACCTTTTTTGTTCTTGTACAGGATGCATAGGTGGTGTCGGTAGAGGAAACTTTTTATACAATGGTATTGGCAGTGGTGGTGGCCATGGTGGTAAAGGGGGGCTTGCATGTTATAATGATAGTTGTGTTGAGGGGGGTATCTCGTATGGGCATCGTGAGTTGCCCTGTGAACTTGGCAGCGGAAGCGGAATTGAGAGCCCAGATGATTCGACTGCAGGTGGTGGTATTATAGGTAAGGCCCTTGTGTCATTTATTTTCACCAGCTTATATTTTTTGGCTCTTGCATTTTAATTTCTGAAGATTTTGATATCAAGTCTTAGCAGTGGTAGAGAAGTTGTTTTATACTTCAGTGTCTGTTTCTCTGAAATGTTTATGGCTAGGTGAATTCTTAATGACCATCCTGGAAAGCTAGAACTTTACTATTACTGGTTGGTTGATTTCAGTTACtgaaatttatctttaattttttcttatgaTTGAAGAAGTTTGATGATTATTTTAGGTTATAATTTACAGTATGGAATGTTGAAAAAATGTGAACAAAGGCAGCCATGGGACCCTGTTTTGAGTTTTTGTACTGTCTTTAGACACTTAGATTAGTTGGAAGGAAAAAAGGTTTGAATCTAATGGTTGAGCTATACAAAATAGCTCGCATACCAAACAGAGTCCTAGTAAATAGCcactttatttaaaatttgcttCTTATTTTCTTGAGATTATGTTTGAATAGTGTTTGGTTCCATGGAGCATCCGTTGTCAAGTTTGTCTGTTGAGGGTGCAGTGAGGGCCGATGGAGAAAGTTTTGAAGGAACTGTCTGGAAACAAGAGTATTCTGTTTCTAACGATTCAAGCATAGCTCCTGGGGGTGGCTCTGGTGGTACTGTACTTCTGTTTCTGCACACTTTGACTCTTGGCGAATCTGCTATTCTTTCAAGTGTTGGAGGATATGGTAGTTCCAAAGGGGGTGGCGGTGGAGGTGGCGGAAGGATTCATTTTCATTGGTCATACATTCCCTCTGGTGATGTCTACCAGCCAATTGCTAGTGTAAAGGGAAGCATCCATGCTAGGTTTGTTTccaatgtaatttatttttctggaTGCTAGCTTACCTATGGTCTACACATGCAATAACATTTCTAGGTCCTTGGTATGTTGGGCAATCAATTCTCCAGGTGGGGTATTCCAGAAAGTGATATTGCACGATAACCGCTAACCACTATGTAGCTTTTTTTTTGTGAACATGGTTATTGGAGAATATAGATTAAATgggatgaataaataaataaatggaaaagttAATCAGAAGTCTAGATTATAGCCTCAATCTGCAAACATGGTGTAAGATTTGCTTCTGGgattatacttttaaaaaactttatgCTATAATGTTTAGATCTTTATTGGTCCTAGGAATCAAATGGTGAagcttttaagtttttaaacttATCTTGGAACTCGCATTAATGAGTATTTGATCATTAGATTATATCATTGCCTTGAAACACCTGGATGGAACTAATCAGTATCTTGATTAAACAGTTTTAGTGGACAATGTTTACAAGAGGTAATATGTTACATTCAGCATGATCACTGCATGCTGAAAGGACATCTTAGTTTGCTGTTTTCTTTAACTAGAAACTATGTTGCTGCCTTCTAGTTTTCCCATGGTTAACACTTGCTGCTAGACATGTCTGTTGGGCAGGTCAAGCTGGTTTTGGATCTGGCCAATTTGGGTTGGGTtaatcaagttttaaaattttcggttattttggatttggatcATTTCGGGGTTCAATCATTTTGGGTTCAAGTTGCTTGGGTTTAGGCCATTCAAGTTTTTGGGTCAAATCATTTTCGGTTAAATTTTCAGGTCTTTTGGTTTGAGTAATTTCCGGTTTTGGTTGTTTTTGGGTTTATGCTCTTGACTTTTTCATGTCAAATCAGGTTGATTTGGGTTTAGATTTAGGTTAATCAAATCTAGTTTTTGAGTTTGGGTCAGAATTGACAAGTTTACTTTTATTAGATGCTTGCGTACAAGTTAGTCATCTTGATAACCTGGTGATATGTTGATTATTTTTACAGGGGAGGACTAGGTAGAGACAAGAGTGGTGTTGGAGAAAATGGAACTGTGACTGGTAAAGCTTGTCCAAAGGGGCTTTATGGGACATTTTGTGTCGTAAGTAGGCAATTCTGttgcatttgaaaattttcagattcTTTTTGTTTAACATTGCATATGATAGTTGGGGCTAACCTTTTAATTGAAGATCCcagatcattaaaatatttcaacaaacaaattaacatgAATTCTATATTGAATTGTTTCCACCTTTTAAGGAGGGCAATTCTATCCAGTCCACTTCTTCTTTCTGAATTAATGGGCAATTTATTACGAATGAAACTTCTTTACCGAGTATATTTTGTTCTGATAGTATGTAACTAACATAATGCTGTCCTCCAAATTCGTTGGAGCAATTCTTATCTTTCATCTCTTTGTATTAGTATGTAAAATCATTTTTCTTCGTTTTAACTGATACAAATTGGGTTAATACTTTCAGTTGTTGAGTTTGTTAACTATTTATGTTGTCTAGGAATGCCCTGCTGGTACTTACAAGAATGTCACTGGATCTGATCGTTCTCTCTGTCATCGTTGCCCTGCTTCTGAGCTTCCCCATCGTGCCATTTATATTGCTGTACGAGGTACATTCAGATGCTGTCTTTATGGAGTGGATTTTATCTGATATGAGATTCAAATGGCATACTGCTCTTATACTGCAGTTTTTGGAATTTTTGTACCGTCTTTAGACACTTAGATATCACGTgctatttaacaaaaattaatttcaattttttttttccttcagaattttaattaatatgcaAGACTTCCTCCTTCACAGGTGGTAACGCTGAAACACCTTGTCCTTATGAATGCATTTCTGACAGATATGACATGCCACACTGTTATACAGCTCTTGAAGAGTTAATTTACACATTTGGAGGACCTTGGTTATTTTCTCTTCTACTTGTTGGTCTGCTCATCCTCTTAGCATTGGTGCTTAGTGTTGCACGCACGAAATTTGTTGGGGTTGATGAACTACCTGGCCCTTCTCCCCCTCAGCATGGCCATCAGATAGATCATTCTTTCCCATTCTTGGAGTCATTAAATGAGGTtgtataatttttctatattgattcttttttttttttaatagaattcCTGGCCTTCTATGCTGTTGTTggtatttttgttattattattgttttcttcATACAAATTCCTTGTTCTTTTGCAAATTATACCCCCTTGTTGACTTCAATTGTGCCTTCTTTTCTCCCATTTCAGGTAATGGAAACAAACAGAGCTGAGGAGTCCCAGAGTCACATCCACAGAATGTATTTCATGGGTCCTAATAGTTTCAGTGAACCTTGGCATCTGTCTCACACTCCTGCAGAAGAAATAAAGGAGATTGTGTGagtatatttttatcttttctgtTGAATTGCTTTTCATGCTGCAATTTGTAATCTTCCATCATGCTGCGTACTgggttttattaatatttaattatgattgtTATACATTGAATTTATGTCCTTGCCCTGGCAGATATGAGGGTGCATACGGCATATTTGTGGATGAGATTAATGCAATAGCTGCCTACCAATGGTGGGAAGGTGCAATTTACACCATTCTCTCTATTCTTGCATATCCTGTTGCTTGGTCATGGCAGCAATGGCGCCGAAGAATGAAATTGCAACAATTACGTGAGTTTGTGCGATCAGAATATGACCATGCTTGCTTACGTTCTTGCCGTTCAAGGGCTCTCTACGAGGGGATTAAGGTCTCTATTTACTTCTCTTGGTCTAGTTCATTTACTATTGTGGccttttttttaacttgatttacATCTCGTAGTTGTTTTAGCTCCAtcttttttctgttttctcACCTCCATCCTTTtgtaaataaactattttgacttttttgaggATCGAGATAGATCCTTCTATGCTTTGAGCTCTTTCAAGTTTGATTGTTAAACATTTTTATGTTCTCATTCTTATGCATATCACCTAGAGGCAGAGTAGATAAACTTCCTATCTGTTCTTGTGTGATATCCTGATGTTCTCATCAGTtcgggatttttttttaaaaaagttcagTTCAATTTGCTTTATAAAGAAGATACCAGATTTTGTTTCCAATTGACGAGAACAAAGTAATACATTGTTAGACGTAGGCTACATTGCTACATTTTTGCATGTGAAATGATTAACCAAGTGCAAAGTATATCATCAAGTTGAGCTAGTGCTATATCTGGCAATATAGTTGCTTTGAGTCAAAAAGGCTAAAAAATGGGACACCGTCATAACAGGTCTTACAATTTAAAGTTTTTGGAATTTATGCATTAACTCTATACACTCTTTTAACAGTTCTTCAATCTTGATACGAGTGTGGTTAAAACCCAATCTTTTAGTGTAGCTTCAAGCTTGAAATTCTGGTATTTGATCACTGTAGGTATCTGCAACTTCTGATTTGATGTCGGCTTTTGTGGACTTCTTCCTTGGTGGAGATGAAAAGAGAACAGACCTTCCCCCTCGCCTCCCTCAAAAGTTCCCTATGGCTATAATTTTTGGAGGTGACGGAAGTTACATGGCTCCATTTTCCCTTCAAAATGATAACATTCTTGCCAGTCTTATGAGTCAGGTTATTTCTCAGATTTTAACCATGTAATTGGTGAAAGGTAGGTTTCATCTtgcaaattttagttttaatggAGTTATGTTAATTATTTCATACAGTTGGTGCCCCCTACAACTTGGTACCGACTGGTGGCTGGTTTGAATGCACAATTACGCTTGGTTTGCCGTGGATGGCTGACAGTAACATTTCGACCTGTCCTGCGATGGCTTGGAACACATGCTAATCCTGCTTTGAGGAACCATGGTGTACGCATTGAGCTTGCCTGGTTTCGCAGTGCACCTGGTGGTTATTGCCAGTACGGACTTTTGGTGTATTCTGTTGAAGAGGAAAATGGACATATATCGTTGGGAAATACCAATGGAAGAGTCAGAACTGAGCTACGTTCAAGGTAATACATCTGTGTTTTGTGCACCATTATTTGTCTGAACTTGGACGTTCAATTTCATGTTGTTGGTACCAAAGTCATATTGGCATATTTTGATATACCTCAGCACTGGAATAGGATGAGCTGTAGGGAGTCCCAGACAGAAGCACGAGGAACTTAG
This sequence is a window from Gossypium raimondii isolate GPD5lz chromosome 5, ASM2569854v1, whole genome shotgun sequence. Protein-coding genes within it:
- the LOC105768169 gene encoding uncharacterized protein LOC105768169 isoform X2 — encoded protein: MARLRSRFLHCLTIVFYTTLISHSSSTLESGFSIIDSDSEVLLFHQDYSPPAPPPPPPHPPAVSCTNDLGGIGSLDSTCKIVADLNLTRDVYIAGKGNFYILPGVRFHCPSLGCSVTVNISGNFSLGEGWAGDPPPETSGTPQGLAGAGGGHGGRGASCIVEDGKLPEDVWGGDAYSWSSLQNPWSYGSKGGTTSKEVDYGGVGGGRVKIIIKDLLEMNGSLLADGGDGGSKGGGGSGGSIYIKARKMTGSGWISACGGNGFAGGGGGRVSVDIFSRHDEPKIDVYGGISHGCPDNAGAAGTLYDALPRSLTVDNHNLATVTETLLLEFPHRPLWTNVYIRNCARATVPLLWSRVQVHGQISLLCRAVLSFGLAHYGSSEFELLAEELLMSDSVIKVYGALRMTVKIFLMWNSKLQIDGGEDVTVATSWLEASNLVVLKESSVIHSNANLGVHGQGLLNLSGPGDTIQAQRLVLSLFYSINVGPGSILRGPLENASSDAITPKLYCEHQDCPIELLHPPEDCNVNSTLSFTLQICRVEDVTVEGLIKGSVVHFHRARTVSVWSSGVISASGMGCIGGVGRGNFLYNGIGSGGGHGGKGGLACYNDSCVEGGISYGHRELPCELGSGSGIESPDDSTAGGGIIVFGSMEHPLSSLSVEGAVRADGESFEGTVWKQEYSVSNDSSIAPGGGSGGTVLLFLHTLTLGESAILSSVGGYGSSKGGGGGGGGRIHFHWSYIPSGDVYQPIASVKGSIHARGGLGRDKSGVGENGTVTGKACPKGLYGTFCVECPAGTYKNVTGSDRSLCHRCPASELPHRAIYIAVRGGNAETPCPYECISDRYDMPHCYTALEELIYTFGGPWLFSLLLVGLLILLALVLSVARTKFVGVDELPGPSPPQHGHQIDHSFPFLESLNEVMETNRAEESQSHIHRMYFMGPNSFSEPWHLSHTPAEEIKEIVYEGAYGIFVDEINAIAAYQWWEGAIYTILSILAYPVAWSWQQWRRRMKLQQLREFVRSEYDHACLRSCRSRALYEGIKVSATSDLMSAFVDFFLGGDEKRTDLPPRLPQKFPMAIIFGGDGSYMAPFSLQNDNILASLMSQLVPPTTWYRLVAGLNAQLRLVCRGWLTVTFRPVLRWLGTHANPALRNHGVRIELAWFRSAPGGYCQYGLLVYSVEEENGHISLGNTNGRVRTELRSSLNTTYMQNQSDYPREDALLTLGNEGFAKKKSYGELIDANSLRKLEDKRYIFYLLSFLVHNTKPAGHQDLVGLVISMLLLGDFSLVLLTFLQLYSVSLVDVSLVVFIIPLGILLPFPVGINALFSHGPRRSAGLARFYALWNITSLINVVVAFVCGYINHNSRSSSSIRTPSLQPWNINMDESEWWIFPSGLVLCKLFQSQLINWHVANLEIQDRSLYSDDFELFWQS